One Salvia splendens isolate huo1 chromosome 1, SspV2, whole genome shotgun sequence genomic window, ACGAAACTAGCTCATCATGTGAATCGCTAGACTGTACAAGCACAATAAAAGATAGTAGACAGATCTTGCTATAAAGCCTGCATATTCTGGAGGAACGGAATGCACGTGCATACCGAATTCTGGTTAATAGAGGAAACCTGAGATCCGAAGGCACATTATAATGCTCAATACAAAACTTCATGAGTGACAAGTCATCCTGTTCTTGTAATTGATGATCAGGGATCTGAATTACACGCACTCCAGATGAATTTGTGTTATCACTAGTTTCCACGTCGATTGGAGAAGTATCGCGCAACTCAAAGTAAAGTGTTGATCCAACACGAGTCTGCAACTTGTCACTGTCATTTGGTGCCTCTAATGGGAACAGGCATAGTCCAGCCTCCTGGGTACTCTCATGTAGTGTGACACATGAATACAAACCTAGACCTTCTTCTTTGCTACCCCAACCTTGCGCAAGGGATAAAAGACAAGTCTTCACTGACCCACACCCTACCAGCTTTCCACTGACATGCAGCTTTGAAGGTGATATTTTTACAAGTGCAGAAAGAGTCTCAAGAGTTGCTGTGATAATTTCAGGATCTGTTGAAGCAAGCAAAAGCTTGAAATGCTGAGGAAAAGATAAGAAAACTTTTTAGTATAACTAGAAGTATAAAACCCAAAAGGAGCTAGAAAACTTCAGAAATATTGCTACATAAGAACTCAAACTTTAGAGAAACTAATAAGTATAAAACCCAAAATGAATTCAAACACCATATTACCTCTATAACACTGAAAGAACTCTTATTGTGGCAATTATCTAGGATGATCTGCATAACTCTCAAAATTTGCAAAACTGCTTGTTTGGGAAATGGGCTGGCATCCCCTAAGATGTCATCTGACAAAAGAAGGTCGTTTCTACTAGATAAATGAGTCTTGAAATATGTATCAAAGTGCAAAAATAGAGGTCTCCATTGGTGGAAATTTCCctggaaaagaaagaaagatgtGAGCATAAATTATAAAGATGAAAAGAGGAAGACAAAATTACAAGCAAATTTTTACAACCTTGCCATACTCCCAGCGGAAACCAGAGAGAGGTATTGCTATATCCTGTAATGGGCACTGAATCACCTTGTCGATAAAAGCTTTTATTCTTGGTGGCTGCAAAAAATATGCaaggctcattaccaaagctaGCACACAGCAACTTTAAAAGGAAAGAAGTTGCAGTTGATTTTAAATGTTTGCTTGCATCAAGTaaatcaaatttcaataaaCAACAATATTTTTCCTCTTATAAATCAGTTCAATAACAGATCAATCTTCAGTAATATTCCGATTAAGAAACTTCAACTAAACGATCTACATCTGATATCCAATGTACCGACCCGTTAAACACCAATATCTTTGTACTTGAACATAATGAGTGTAATAGTTCACTCAGGCAGTAATATCCTTGTCTACGCAAAGTATTAGCTTACTGATGCACAAAGATGGATGGTTCACTATAATGTAAAGGGAAAATGTCACAAGGAAACCGGTTCTCAAATCACATATCAAGATATGGCTGGCTAAAGAGGACTACTCGACATTTTAACAATGTCAAAACCATctgaaaataatactccctccgtccccaaagaatatgcactttgggttcggcacgggttttaatgtaaaattggtaaagtaagagagatgtagagagaaaaagtgattaaagtattgttagtggagaacgggtaccacctcattagagagaaaagactttccaaaattagaaagtgcaagttcttgtgggacggactaaaaaggaaagagtgcatattcttgtgggacggagggaatacatATTATAAATAACATACAATAGCTTCCCGTGTTAACAAGAAAAATTCCCTTGCAATGTATCTGCATCTACATTTGTCCCCCAATTATGTTTAAACACATTTCTGGACATGATCACAAAGCTTGCAAGTGTGGCCTTGTCAGCAAGACAAAGGCAATTccttaatttgaaaaatattgttgtggacatttttttatttgtcattttttaaatattctaTAACAAGTCATAGGATCGATCTAATTTTTCTGCATCACAAAATATCAAGCATTGGCAAGCCACTATAGCACATATTAGGTTTCCACATTTGACTTCCAAATGTAGATGAAAAACAATATTATCAATTACGTAAAAATTATAGCAGGACTTCATCAAAAGTATTGTTGAGGGATCAACGACACTTTAAGGAATCTTTAGAATCCAGATGTTGCATTATTTATATAACGAAAGCTTAGGCTTCTTGTATATTGTTAAAAAAGATACTAGTAAGTGGTAACCAATACATAATGTTCTTATATAATGAACAATGAGTAGCAAACAATTTTCAGGTGATACATGAAACACCAACTTGACAGGTTGCATTTGCACTTTCGAAACCTTAACATGTGAAAACACCTTATTTCCACATATCTCGGATGCGCATGTCTCTAATCTCTATCCAGCTAACTATGGCCCAGTTACATGCATACAACACAGTCATCACAAGATCACAAGATTCTTAGTATTAAATGACTTCTGATACTTAAATTAAATGCCAACCCCTACTGACTGAATGGCTTCCCCTCCCTCTTAAGGGCTTTATTGCCAAAAGTGATTCTATCTTGAATGGAAATCGAGTCTTAGACATTATTCATCGCATATTGGCTGCCAACTTTATGCTCTTATGTCCATACCATAAAAATACCAAAAGAGAAGAGGTCACATAAAACAGCTGAACACTGTTCTGTACTTCTGTAAGAACTTGATTCTTAACACCCTTACGAACATaagttaatactccctccgtcccgggctactcgctcatttccttttcggctcggagattaaggaatgagtgtataggaaagtcaaaattgacagctgtaggtgaaattttttactaaaaatggaaagagtgcaagtaacttgggacgcccaaaaaggaaataagtgcgagtagtgcgggacggagggagtattaatttccATATTTCTAGAGAACCAAAATATTCACATTACTTTGAAACGCCAGTTTACACATTTTTACATACATGATATAACGGTTAGATCAACAAAAACTACTTTCTAGACCatgaatattaatatattactaTACAGCAAAGGGAAAAAAATAGGAGCTGGGTGGTGCTGTAAATATATATGATTTTTAACCAAATACATTTGAATATACAGAACAGACAAATTTAGCTTAATGATTGGAAAAAAAACAAGGCAGTTCCTCAAGACCTAATATTCTTGGCATAGTATTGGTCAAGTTACCCCTTTACAAAGCATATAGAAATCAATAGATATGAAATCAAAAGACATTAAAATCCTTCCAAACCCCATCCACTAAACTTAACAAATAAATGACCTAATGTGTTACTTCAAATTACAGAAAGATGAAGGCGTAAATCCAACTTATCACCAAACCTCAATCCAATCCCTCATCCTGATACTACAACTAAAACCGCAAATAATCAATACACATCATTAAATTCAAACGCAAACTACAATTAAAAagcaataaaaagaaaagaacatgAAGCGTACAAGCTCTGCGTCAAGTTTAAGAGAGGGGCCGATTGCCCCTTCACTAGAGAGGAGTTGCCGAAGCCTCGACGGCAAGCTCGATCTAATACTCGCCATCTAGTCCTCCGTCAACTGTGacaaaacaaaaacctaatCACTCAAAACAGCAAGGAAGTCGAAATCAAACATGAATCCGTAAGAAACCTAACAATCAATCCAATTGAGGAAACGTCAATGGAGGCTTACCGCAGCGCACGCTTGCACATCCAGCGGGTCTGGCACTGTACAAAACAATAGATATATGAAATATATACGGACACTGTGTGTCGTATGTataggtagagagagagaaagaggctGAAAGGGAAACCTCGATCAATAGTGGGTTTAATTGTATCTCTTGTGTGCGAAGttgttgttgagaaagtggagGTGTAACCCTTGAAATGGCAAAGGGTTCTAAcctttcacacacaaacactgCACAAGTATACACACACCTACATATATATACTCTCAGCATCGTTGGCGGTTTTGCAATTTAGTCCCTGCATTCTcgctttcatttctttttaacTTAGGGTTTATTTTGTTACTtgaaaacataaatattatgTAACCTTCTTTGAAAATAAAAGGCACGCCCTATGTCCATCATATATAGGgatgttagagcatctccaatggcggacgtccggtcggatgtccgcgacgggcgatcgggcgggcggacgtccgccattgtggcgtcgaaggtcggatacggacgtcccgtgaggacgtcgggtgtcctcggacgtgcgggcgacgggcgggcggacgtccgccattgtggagtggGTCGGACGTACGGGTCGGAAGTccggtaattaattttttttttttaaactctagtgggaagggcgatggcaagggcggattgtgcaggggatgtcctagtgacgtggcagtgggatgggaagtcctagtgacgtggcaggaggtgtttttgggatgtcctggtggatgtccgagtgggacatccgcccactggagatgctcttagtgcaTTCTGAAATTCATTGGCCACCCAAATAGATCGATAAATTTAGAAAGTTGAGGTTAAAAATTAGTAATAActtaataaaaaacaattttgattaattagcACTCGATTAGGACTGGTCTGTAGGTTAAACCAACGTACAACTATTGTTTATTCTTCCGCTATATTTTACAATGATTTAACACAATATAATATAAAGAACTAAAAAAAGTTAAGCTtccaatatatatttaatatacatatacattaaataattagtaatataataaaaaaattggaaattttaaatttattatataagaAATggagtaaatttttttaaaactagctttaaaatttatcaaaatgtacttacattttattttaactagttttaccacccgtgctatgcacgggccatGAAACTTGTAAAAGGTTCTAAGATAAATGaactaaaaaaaatcacatgatTAACTTTTGTATTGTTATGCTTGCAAACAGAGAATTTGTTGTTTGTAAAAAAACACATCATAAATATCCAGAGAAATACATAAGTGTCTCTTTATACATACCACAAAATTGTTATGCATTTGAAATGCAGATATGAGaggaacaaataaaatataatacataaTAAGGATGAGATAATGATACTTATATACATACATTATACGTAagacaatagtaaaataagttCATTACAAAACGCAATATTCTTAAATAGAAACTTACTAATACAACAAAAATTCAAGGTTCATAAGTTTTGAAGAACTTCTTTATAAACAATGTTAACAGTAGAATCACCATAGCCTTCACCTTGTTCATCTTTACACACCAAAATCTTCAAACATTCACGACTTGTGACTCTTGATATAGCAACATACAGTTGTCCATGATTGAAAGCAGGTTTTCTCAAAAACAATCCAACATGAGAGAGTGATTGACCCTGactcttgttaatggtcattgcatacgaCACAGTCAAAGGAAACTGTCTTCTTTGGAACTTGAAAGGCAATCTCGGATCAGACGGTATTAGGGACATTCGAGGAATCAACACTTTATGGCCAATATTATGGCTACCCAATACCCGTCCTTCTAACACATAATCACCTAATCGTGTAATTATCAATCTTGTGCCATTACACAACCCATTTGACAGGTCTATGTTTCTCTACAACATCACTGGTGTACCAACTTTCAACAACAATTCATGGTTAGGAGTACCAGAACACTTCAAACTGTTCAAGAACTCCACAGAATGTATCTCAGCGAGACCATTTGATGTGAAATCAGATTTTGAAATACTATCAGAACTTAAGTAAACACGACCTGGAGGCTGATCCAAAGAAATCATGAATTGGTTAACCTCATCAACTACCTCTAATGTAGGAGCAAGTATAGCACGGCCATGCAAACAGCTAATCAATTCTTCAGGAATCATGTAAGAAGGATAGACATTTGAAACAATGGTTCTAAGAGGATCACCAGAATTTGACAAAACAATGTCAGCATGAAGTTGAATACTCACTTCCCCATCATTTGGACCACCAACAACACCATCGCCAATAGAAGCAACCCAAGAGGAAAA contains:
- the LOC121792258 gene encoding ATP-dependent DNA helicase pif1-like, with translation MSSVHSNYGGIFFVYGYGGTGKTFIWRALSAGIRSKGDIVLNVASGGIASLLLPGGITAHSRFKILIIVNEDSMCNIKPGSALAELIVRAKLIIWDEAPMIHKHCIEAVDRTLRDIMRVSDQLNMNKPFGGKTVVFGGDFRQILHVVPKGSRQDVVNATINSSYLWKSCTVVSLTKNMRLLNVENVDEASKLKEFSSWVASIGDGVVGGPNDGEVSIQLHADIVLSNSGDPLRTIVSNVYPSYMIPEELISCLHGRAILAPTLEVVDEVNQFMISLDQPPGRVYLSSDSISKSDFTSNGLAEIHSVEFLNSLKCSGTPNHELLLKVGDYVLEGRVLGSHNIGHKVLIPRMSLIPSDPRLPFKFQRRQFPLTVSYAMTINKSQGQSLSHVGLFLRKPAFNHGQLYVAISRVTSRECLKILVCKDEQGEGYGDSTVNIVYKEVLQNL